From Nitrospirota bacterium, the proteins below share one genomic window:
- the bamD gene encoding outer membrane protein assembly factor BamD produces MKTWMAAVWIGAALGLSCAATQEKKEKTAQELYDEAMRWVEGTKLWFLPALPDYERALDNFKRIVDDYPYSEYASLSRLMIGEVYFKDRKFSEAVVGYEEFIRMHPSHPKVPHAAFMIGRSYEEDMLSMDRDPTATLNAIDQYRHVVQQYGASEFAGQASERLGKLRKRAAEYELYVAKFYLRRGEYRAALYRLDQLAADYSDQMDRPEIDNLISKARAGVASLEARGKLGEGILPPEPK; encoded by the coding sequence ATGAAGACGTGGATGGCGGCGGTATGGATAGGCGCCGCTCTAGGACTGTCCTGCGCGGCGACTCAGGAGAAGAAGGAAAAGACCGCGCAGGAATTGTACGACGAGGCGATGCGCTGGGTGGAAGGCACCAAGCTCTGGTTTCTGCCGGCCCTACCGGACTATGAGCGCGCGCTGGACAATTTCAAACGGATCGTCGACGACTATCCCTACAGCGAGTATGCCTCGCTGTCCAGGCTCATGATCGGGGAGGTGTATTTCAAGGACCGGAAGTTCTCGGAAGCGGTGGTGGGGTATGAGGAGTTCATCCGGATGCACCCGAGTCATCCGAAGGTCCCGCATGCCGCTTTCATGATCGGTCGATCGTACGAGGAAGATATGCTCTCGATGGACCGAGACCCCACGGCCACGCTGAACGCGATCGACCAGTACCGGCACGTCGTCCAACAGTACGGCGCAAGCGAATTTGCGGGCCAGGCCTCGGAACGACTGGGCAAGCTTCGGAAGCGGGCCGCCGAGTATGAATTGTATGTGGCCAAGTTTTACCTCCGGCGGGGGGAATACCGCGCGGCACTGTACAGGTTGGACCAACTGGCGGCGGACTACTCGGATCAGATGGACCGGCCCGAAATCGACAACCTGATCTCCAAGGCCAGGGCGGGCGTGGCTTCTCTGGAGGCGCGGGGAAAGTTGGGCGAAGGGATCCTGCCTCCGGAACCGAAGTGA
- a CDS encoding SDR family oxidoreductase — translation MSNAVLVTGGAGFIGSHLVEELAKKGVRVRMLDDFSTGTRRNLAGVGSRVEILRGDIRKLADVKKSMAGVAVAYHLAALGSVPRSVADPKTSHEVNATGTLNVLLAAREAKVDRVVLASSSSVYGDIRTLPKREDMVPLPRSPYAITKLMGELYGRIFSALYGLDTVALRFFNVYGPRQDPHSAYAAVIPRFFAAFLAGRSPTIHGDGRQTRDFTFVEDCVRGIVRAGMTERRLGGTVFNIAGGKRISVNDLADAVRRITGAVVRPIHGPIRPGDVKDSLASIVAARRILGYRPRVAVREGLRKTHAWYVNGSVG, via the coding sequence ATGTCTAACGCCGTGCTCGTGACCGGTGGCGCCGGGTTCATCGGCTCCCACCTGGTGGAGGAACTGGCGAAGAAAGGGGTCCGCGTCAGAATGCTCGACGATTTTTCCACCGGAACGCGGAGAAATCTCGCCGGAGTGGGAAGCCGCGTAGAGATCCTTCGGGGAGACATCCGGAAGCTCGCCGATGTGAAGAAATCCATGGCTGGAGTGGCGGTGGCCTATCATCTCGCGGCCCTCGGGTCGGTTCCCCGCTCGGTGGCGGACCCGAAAACGTCCCACGAGGTGAACGCAACGGGAACGCTCAACGTGTTGCTGGCGGCACGGGAGGCGAAGGTGGACCGCGTTGTTCTTGCATCCAGCTCCTCCGTCTATGGGGACATACGCACCCTGCCCAAAAGGGAGGACATGGTTCCTCTACCACGCTCTCCGTACGCCATCACGAAACTCATGGGAGAGTTGTATGGCCGGATATTTTCAGCTCTCTATGGCCTGGATACGGTCGCCCTTCGCTTCTTTAACGTGTATGGACCGAGGCAAGACCCTCACTCCGCCTATGCCGCGGTCATTCCCCGCTTCTTCGCGGCCTTTCTCGCCGGTCGAAGTCCTACGATCCACGGGGACGGACGCCAGACTCGCGATTTCACCTTTGTGGAGGATTGCGTGAGGGGCATTGTCCGGGCAGGCATGACGGAGAGGAGGCTCGGGGGAACGGTGTTCAACATAGCCGGGGGGAAGCGGATCAGCGTGAATGATCTGGCGGATGCCGTCCGTCGTATCACGGGCGCCGTCGTGCGCCCCATTCATGGTCCGATCCGGCCTGGGGACGTGAAGGATTCCCTGGCCTCTATCGTTGCGGCACGGCGAATTCTGGGATATCGGCCTCGGGTGGCCGTTCGAGAGGGCCTCAGAAAGACGCACGCGTGGTACGTGAATGGGAGCGTGGGATGA
- the lptB gene encoding LPS export ABC transporter ATP-binding protein, with the protein MSGNSQQTESVPAGGPHPAPGRVAPFAGEGWGGGIVKESRTHSKKLRTEGLVKSYRKRRVVDGVNVNVGPGEIVGLLGPNGAGKTTTFHMMTGLVKPDAGGIWLDSTEITRLPIHRRAQYGLLYLPQEPSVFRKMSVAENILATLEILPLNSRKRREKLYSVMDEFRITHLEDKKAMVLSGGERRRVEIARAFALEPLFFLLDEPFSGIDPITVGEIQQLIKYIASKGVGIILSDHNVRDTLEVCDRAYLIHQGKILEDGPPSRIAASEAAKQFYLGPTFRF; encoded by the coding sequence ATGTCCGGCAATAGCCAACAGACGGAGAGTGTGCCGGCAGGCGGCCCTCACCCGGCCCCGGGCCGCGTTGCGCCCTTTGCGGGAGAGGGCTGGGGTGGGGGGATTGTGAAAGAATCGCGAACCCACTCGAAGAAGCTTCGCACGGAGGGCCTCGTCAAGAGCTACCGGAAGCGGCGCGTAGTGGATGGCGTCAATGTCAACGTCGGGCCGGGCGAAATCGTGGGGCTCCTGGGTCCCAACGGCGCAGGAAAGACGACGACCTTTCACATGATGACCGGTCTCGTGAAGCCGGACGCCGGAGGCATCTGGCTGGACTCCACGGAAATCACGCGTCTCCCGATTCACCGCCGCGCCCAGTACGGCCTCCTCTATCTGCCCCAAGAGCCTTCCGTGTTCCGAAAGATGAGCGTGGCCGAGAACATTCTGGCGACATTGGAGATTCTTCCCCTGAACTCCCGCAAGCGCCGCGAGAAACTTTACTCGGTCATGGATGAATTCCGAATTACCCACCTGGAAGACAAGAAGGCCATGGTGCTCTCCGGAGGGGAGCGCCGTAGGGTGGAGATCGCAAGGGCCTTCGCCCTCGAGCCGCTCTTTTTTCTTCTGGATGAACCGTTCTCCGGCATCGATCCGATCACCGTCGGCGAGATTCAACAGCTCATCAAGTACATCGCTTCAAAGGGCGTGGGGATCATCCTGTCCGACCATAACGTGCGGGACACGCTGGAAGTGTGCGATCGCGCGTATCTGATCCACCAGGGGAAGATTCTGGAGGACGGGCCGCCGTCCCGAATCGCCGCCAGCGAAGCGGCCAAGCAATTTTACCTCGGCCCGACGTTTCGTTTCTAG
- a CDS encoding P1 family peptidase has translation MNDTLTGLGGIRVGHASTPKGGSGLTVILFDQPALGSILLLGGATSTRQVDGLFPHHTGGEAHAVLFSGGSAFGLDAAGGVVRYLEEKGVGLDLKLARIPVVPTSVIFDVPFSIARSGGMERPSPDLAYQACVSASDGRVQEGSVGAGTGATVGKFNGFLSACKGGVGSAFCEIAPGIRVGALVVVNAFGDIFDPGSGRLVAGARTPGGGFLDTEAALRGGLVREDLIHGQHTTLLLIATDADLSKSELGVVARMASTGLARVIRPFQTPVDGDVVMAFSLRKDGCDVKNVGAAAAHVASEAVFRAVREADGLGVVPAHKELPQR, from the coding sequence GTGAACGACACCCTGACCGGTCTGGGGGGGATCCGGGTCGGGCATGCGTCAACACCGAAGGGGGGATCGGGGTTGACGGTGATTCTGTTCGATCAGCCGGCCCTCGGCTCCATTCTGTTGTTGGGAGGGGCGACGAGCACGAGGCAGGTCGATGGCCTGTTTCCCCACCACACGGGGGGGGAAGCGCACGCGGTTCTTTTTAGCGGCGGAAGTGCATTCGGCCTGGATGCTGCGGGGGGCGTCGTACGCTACCTGGAGGAGAAGGGTGTCGGGTTGGACCTCAAGCTGGCGAGAATCCCCGTGGTCCCCACTTCCGTCATTTTCGATGTTCCATTCAGTATCGCCCGGTCGGGGGGGATGGAGCGGCCTTCACCGGATCTGGCCTACCAGGCATGTGTGTCGGCATCGGACGGTCGCGTCCAAGAGGGAAGTGTGGGCGCGGGGACGGGCGCGACCGTGGGGAAATTCAATGGATTCCTCTCGGCGTGCAAGGGAGGGGTGGGGTCGGCCTTTTGCGAGATCGCGCCGGGAATTCGTGTGGGCGCGCTTGTAGTGGTCAATGCCTTCGGCGACATCTTCGACCCCGGCTCCGGGCGCCTCGTGGCGGGCGCCAGGACTCCCGGGGGGGGATTCCTGGACACCGAGGCCGCCCTTCGGGGCGGCCTTGTGAGGGAGGATCTGATCCACGGCCAGCACACGACGCTTCTCCTTATCGCGACCGATGCCGATCTGTCGAAATCCGAACTGGGGGTCGTGGCGCGGATGGCCTCCACGGGTCTGGCGAGGGTGATCCGGCCCTTCCAGACGCCAGTCGATGGAGACGTGGTCATGGCATTCTCGCTCCGGAAGGACGGGTGCGACGTCAAGAACGTGGGGGCGGCGGCCGCCCACGTAGCCTCCGAGGCGGTTTTTCGTGCGGTGAGGGAGGCGGATGGCCTCGGGGTGGTTCCGGCCCACAAGGAGCTGCCGCAACGCTAG